One Thermoanaerobacter pseudethanolicus ATCC 33223 DNA window includes the following coding sequences:
- a CDS encoding tyrosine-protein phosphatase produces the protein MVDIHCHILPNLDDGAESLDISKEMALIAVQDGIESIVATPHYIEYEHEISKESILNACQQLNEFLIQNHIDLKIIPGCEAFISPTLVESYKKGEVMSINDMGKYILIELPVASYPEYIEDVIFDFKVIGVTPIIAHIERYSYVKGDFDIIYRLINEGALMQINSTSITGLFGDEIRYKSLELIKHNMVHFIASDAHTTRGRAPKISKALETLKKEGIEDAYIDYLISNSQKVINGEDIEVIEPIKKKLSWFHKIKRRF, from the coding sequence ATGGTGGACATACATTGTCATATATTACCTAATCTTGATGATGGTGCTGAGTCCTTGGACATTTCCAAGGAAATGGCACTTATTGCAGTACAAGATGGTATAGAGTCAATTGTAGCGACACCTCATTATATAGAATATGAGCATGAAATATCAAAAGAGAGTATTTTAAATGCTTGTCAGCAGTTAAATGAGTTTTTAATTCAAAATCACATAGATTTAAAGATAATTCCAGGGTGTGAAGCTTTTATTTCTCCTACATTAGTGGAAAGTTATAAAAAAGGAGAAGTTATGTCAATAAACGATATGGGTAAATATATTTTGATAGAATTACCGGTAGCTAGTTATCCGGAATACATAGAGGATGTAATATTTGACTTTAAGGTGATAGGAGTTACTCCTATTATAGCTCACATAGAAAGATATTCATATGTTAAAGGAGATTTTGATATAATATATAGGTTAATTAACGAAGGAGCGCTTATGCAAATTAATTCTACAAGCATTACAGGCTTGTTTGGAGATGAGATAAGGTATAAGTCGTTAGAGCTTATAAAACACAATATGGTGCATTTTATAGCTTCTGATGCTCATACAACAAGGGGAAGAGCGCCTAAGATATCAAAAGCTTTAGAGACTTTAAAAAAAGAAGGAATTGAAGATGCCTACATAGACTATTTGATTAGTAATAGTCAAAAAGTGATTAATGGTGAAGATATTGAAGTGATAGAACCAATAAAAAAGAAACTAAGTTGGTTTCACAAAATAAAGAGACGCTTCTAG